In the genome of Myroides phaeus, one region contains:
- the folE gene encoding GTP cyclohydrolase I FolE, whose product MSQDEKFHDDMGDNHIASSDATPLRSDAFDRTDDEKIESIKKDVENILNTLGLDLTDDSLKGTPNRVAKMFVKEIFGGLNPERKPKSSTFDNKYKYNEMLVEKNIVVYSTCEHHLLPIVGRAHVAYISNGTVVGLSKMNRIVEFYSKRPQVQERLTIQIVNELKRVLNTEDVACIIDAKHLCVNSRGIKDIESSTVTAEFGGRFKEESVRKEFIEFIKLETKF is encoded by the coding sequence ATGAGCCAAGACGAAAAGTTTCACGATGATATGGGAGACAATCATATTGCTTCGAGTGATGCTACACCATTAAGAAGTGATGCGTTTGACCGTACAGATGACGAAAAAATAGAATCAATTAAGAAAGATGTAGAAAATATTTTAAATACGTTAGGTTTAGATTTAACAGACGACAGCTTAAAAGGGACACCAAATAGAGTTGCTAAAATGTTTGTAAAAGAAATCTTCGGTGGATTAAACCCTGAAAGAAAACCTAAGTCTTCTACATTTGACAATAAATATAAATACAACGAGATGTTAGTTGAAAAAAATATCGTTGTATACTCTACTTGTGAACACCATTTATTACCTATCGTAGGTCGTGCACACGTTGCATATATCTCTAATGGTACTGTAGTAGGTCTTTCTAAAATGAACCGTATTGTTGAGTTTTATTCAAAAAGACCACAAGTTCAAGAGCGTTTGACTATTCAAATCGTGAACGAATTAAAACGTGTTCTTAACACTGAAGATGTTGCTTGTATCATCGACGCTAAACACTTATGTGTTAACTCAAGAGGAATCAAAGACATCGAAAGTAGTACTGTTACTGCTGAATTTGGTGGACGTTTCAAAGAAGAAAGCGTGCGCAAAGAATTTATAGAATTCATCAAATTAGAAACTAAATTCTAA
- the cysS gene encoding cysteine--tRNA ligase, which translates to MPLYQEQQLRVYNTLSGEKEVFTPILDGKVGMYVCGPTVYNYVHLGNCRTFISFDLIYRYLKHLGYSVRYVRNITDVGHIVDDVDEGEDKIAKRARIEQIEPMEIVQKYTINFHNILKQFNNLPPSIEPTATGHIIDQIEIIQGIIDNGLAYEVNGSVYFDVEKYNQSNDYGILSGRKIEDMLSNTRELDGQSDKRNPLDFALWKNAEPQHIMRWPSPWGDGFPGWHLECTAMSTKYLGKHFDIHGGGMDLKFPHHECEIAQNQACTGNTPVNYWMHANMLTLNGKKMSKSTGNNILPDELFSGENNILSKAIAPSVARFFILQAHYRSILDFSDDAIMASEKGFQRLMEAIKALKDLKTSNNTSIDLAKWTQNCYDAMNDDFNSPILIAHLFEAVKMINLIKEGKETITKEDLEVLTQTMHAFVFDVLGLENSEESANNNDKLEGVVNMLISMRNEARANKDFAMSDHIRDELARLGIQLKDGKEGTSFTF; encoded by the coding sequence ATGCCTTTATATCAAGAACAACAGTTAAGAGTTTACAATACTCTGTCGGGAGAAAAAGAAGTTTTTACACCTATCTTAGATGGGAAAGTGGGTATGTATGTTTGTGGACCAACAGTTTACAACTACGTTCACCTTGGAAACTGTAGAACTTTTATCTCTTTTGACTTGATATATCGCTATTTAAAACACTTAGGATATTCTGTACGTTATGTACGTAATATTACTGATGTGGGTCATATCGTTGACGATGTGGATGAAGGAGAAGATAAAATTGCTAAAAGAGCTCGTATTGAGCAAATTGAACCAATGGAAATCGTACAGAAATATACGATTAACTTCCACAACATCCTGAAACAGTTTAACAACTTACCGCCAAGTATTGAGCCAACGGCAACAGGACATATCATTGACCAAATAGAGATTATACAAGGGATAATTGACAACGGATTAGCTTATGAAGTTAATGGTTCGGTTTACTTTGATGTTGAAAAATACAACCAAAGTAATGACTACGGTATTTTAAGTGGCCGTAAAATTGAAGATATGCTGTCTAACACAAGAGAGTTAGATGGACAATCTGATAAGCGCAACCCACTTGACTTTGCACTGTGGAAAAATGCAGAACCACAACATATTATGCGTTGGCCTTCTCCTTGGGGAGATGGTTTCCCAGGATGGCATCTTGAGTGTACAGCAATGAGTACTAAATATTTAGGTAAACATTTTGATATTCACGGAGGTGGAATGGACTTGAAATTCCCTCACCACGAATGTGAAATCGCACAAAACCAAGCGTGCACAGGTAACACTCCTGTTAACTATTGGATGCATGCGAATATGCTTACTCTAAATGGTAAAAAGATGTCTAAGTCAACTGGTAATAACATTTTACCAGATGAATTATTTTCTGGAGAAAACAACATATTAAGTAAAGCAATTGCTCCTTCTGTAGCACGTTTCTTTATTTTACAAGCTCATTACAGAAGTATTTTGGACTTCTCTGACGATGCTATTATGGCTTCTGAAAAAGGATTCCAACGTTTAATGGAGGCTATCAAGGCGTTAAAAGACTTGAAAACTTCAAACAATACTTCTATTGATCTTGCTAAGTGGACACAGAACTGCTACGACGCAATGAATGACGACTTTAATAGTCCAATTTTAATTGCTCACTTATTTGAAGCAGTTAAAATGATTAACCTAATCAAAGAAGGAAAAGAAACAATTACAAAAGAAGATTTAGAGGTATTAACTCAAACAATGCACGCTTTTGTTTTTGATGTGTTAGGATTAGAAAACTCTGAAGAGTCGGCTAATAATAACGATAAATTAGAAGGTGTTGTTAATATGCTGATCTCAATGAGAAATGAAGCAAGAGCTAACAAAGACTTCGCTATGTCTGACCATATTCGAGATGAATTAGCTCGTTTAGGTATTCAATTAAAAGACGGAAAAGAAGGTACATCATTTACTTTCTAA
- the yidD gene encoding membrane protein insertion efficiency factor YidD has product MLKKILIFPFVVLVRFYQLAISPLFPPACRYSPTCSQYTLEALKKHGLFKGGWLAIKRIISCGPWGGKGYDPVP; this is encoded by the coding sequence ATGTTAAAGAAAATTCTAATATTCCCATTCGTAGTTTTAGTGCGCTTTTACCAATTAGCTATCTCTCCCCTATTTCCACCTGCGTGTAGATATAGTCCAACTTGCTCTCAATACACATTAGAAGCATTAAAAAAACATGGCTTATTTAAAGGTGGATGGCTGGCAATAAAACGAATTATTAGTTGTGGACCTTGGGGTGGCAAAGGATACGACCCTGTACCTTAA
- the lgt gene encoding prolipoprotein diacylglyceryl transferase, with amino-acid sequence MIHTLNMVWNPSEGFDLGFIKLRYYSLMFVLAFGLGWFLMKKIYDRENLSVEKLDKLFIYTVLATLIGARLGHVFFYDWDYYKDHLFEIISPVRFTPKFEIVGFSGLASHGAAIAIIATMYYYSKKVIQKPVLWILDRIVVPVSIGGVFVRFGNFFNSEIIGNHTASSMGIRFIRDEYTPRQAMQITGIQDYNQAYQAIQFDPQFAEYLAAVTPKHPTQLYEAFGYILVFNIVYFLYWKTDARKHLGYLFGIFLVLLWTVRFVVEFMKESQGGFEESLGIFSTGQWLSIPFIIIGLYLWLTAKKRPYTS; translated from the coding sequence ATGATACACACCTTAAATATGGTATGGAATCCTTCAGAAGGATTTGACTTAGGATTTATAAAACTTCGCTATTACAGTTTAATGTTTGTCCTTGCATTCGGACTTGGTTGGTTTTTGATGAAAAAGATCTACGATCGAGAAAACCTGAGTGTAGAAAAACTTGATAAACTTTTTATTTATACAGTATTAGCAACATTAATTGGAGCGCGTTTAGGACACGTATTTTTCTATGATTGGGACTATTATAAAGATCACTTATTTGAAATAATATCACCTGTACGTTTTACACCTAAATTTGAAATAGTTGGTTTTAGTGGTCTTGCCAGTCATGGTGCTGCCATTGCTATTATTGCTACGATGTACTACTACAGTAAAAAGGTTATTCAAAAACCAGTACTCTGGATTTTAGATAGAATAGTTGTACCTGTGAGTATTGGTGGTGTATTTGTTCGTTTTGGAAACTTCTTTAACTCTGAGATTATTGGAAATCATACAGCGAGCTCAATGGGAATCCGTTTTATTAGAGATGAGTACACTCCAAGACAAGCAATGCAAATTACAGGTATTCAAGATTACAACCAAGCTTACCAAGCTATACAGTTCGACCCTCAGTTTGCAGAATACCTTGCAGCTGTGACTCCTAAACATCCTACGCAACTATACGAAGCATTTGGATACATTCTCGTATTTAACATCGTCTACTTTTTATATTGGAAGACTGATGCTCGTAAGCACTTAGGTTATTTGTTTGGAATTTTCTTGGTTTTACTATGGACTGTTAGATTTGTAGTAGAATTTATGAAAGAAAGTCAAGGTGGTTTTGAAGAATCATTAGGTATTTTCTCAACAGGCCAATGGTTGAGTATACCATTTATAATTATAGGACTCTACCTTTGGTTAACTGCAAAAAAGAGACCTTATACGTCATAA
- the secDF gene encoding protein translocase subunit SecDF, with product MQNKGLVKFFAIIFALVSIYQLSFTFVTNHYEKKAKAFAGGDSTKELQYLDSIGNQTVFLGQTFNDVRAKQINKGLDLEGGINVTLQISIKDILKGLANNSKNAVFNKALADAEAMRQGNQSYLDAFYTAFDKASQGSVKLASADIFANRNLSEITVGMSDSQVKTILDKKVKESIESAYRVFRERIDKFGVTQPNIQMLGDTGRILVELPGAKDVDRIKNLLQSTAQLEFWETYKVEEIGNFIVTANEHLKSTEKKAEDKTDAKEVAKADSDVEALLGGVAKDSMGNAANKEFNPLLDLFVAGGHEGSPILGYFNTKDTVKVNSYLHRADVRNLLPGDQKYARFVWGKPSRKAPDVVELYALKTNRDGVPPLSGSVITGAQDEFDQFSRPVVGMTMSPKGAKIWEELTTKAYTEHSNIAIVLDNIVYSAPGVTNGPITGGRSSISGDFTVSDAKDLANILRAGKLPAGADIVQSEIVGPSLGQQAIDAGMLSAIAGLIIVGAWMAFYYGRAGWYANVALLANLLFLFGILASLGAVLTLPGIAGIVLTMGTAVDANIIISERAKECLRKGMNLADTIKEAYSWQGAMRPIVDANVTHILTGVILFAFGSGPIKGFATTLLIGIATSLFTSIFIARIFMDRDVKAGRSLAFSTAVTKNWFTNFHFDFLKMKKATYGLSAIIVVVSFVSFFTNGFDQGTDFVGGRTFQVKFDKPVVANEVSSKLGDEFGVNVEAKVFGNKEQLKITTKYKVEEEGAAVDQEVNEKLYAGLKSYYSNDITYEEFVNATEGKTLGVIQASKVGPSMAKDVKQNAYWAVLGSMAAIFVYLIISFRKWQYSLGAIVSVAHDVVFVLGIYSLTYKFMPWHMEIDQHFIAAILTVIGYSMNDTVIVFDRVREYIGGKTKGDFNKIVNDSVNTTLSRTINTSLTLILVLLIMFIFGGDSIRGFIFAMLIGIIVGTYSSLFLATPVLVDTMPRKDKEEIERRHKEAQEELAAEA from the coding sequence ATGCAAAACAAAGGACTCGTTAAATTTTTTGCAATTATCTTTGCATTGGTAAGTATTTACCAACTTTCATTCACCTTTGTTACCAACCACTATGAGAAGAAAGCGAAAGCTTTTGCAGGGGGTGATTCTACAAAAGAATTACAGTACTTGGATTCTATTGGTAACCAAACGGTTTTTTTAGGGCAAACATTTAATGACGTGAGAGCTAAGCAAATCAATAAAGGTTTGGACTTAGAAGGAGGGATCAATGTTACCTTACAAATTTCAATTAAAGATATCCTTAAAGGTTTAGCGAACAATTCAAAAAATGCTGTTTTCAATAAAGCATTGGCTGATGCTGAGGCAATGAGACAAGGGAATCAAAGCTACTTAGATGCGTTTTATACTGCATTTGACAAAGCTTCTCAAGGATCTGTAAAATTAGCTTCTGCTGATATTTTCGCAAATAGAAACTTAAGTGAAATCACTGTTGGTATGTCAGATAGTCAAGTGAAGACTATTTTAGATAAAAAAGTGAAAGAATCAATTGAAAGTGCTTACCGCGTTTTCAGAGAGCGTATTGACAAATTTGGTGTAACTCAACCTAATATTCAAATGTTAGGAGATACAGGACGTATCTTAGTTGAATTACCAGGTGCTAAAGATGTTGATCGTATTAAAAATTTATTACAAAGTACTGCTCAGTTAGAGTTCTGGGAAACATATAAAGTGGAAGAGATCGGAAACTTTATTGTTACTGCTAATGAACACTTAAAATCTACTGAGAAGAAAGCTGAAGATAAAACGGATGCTAAAGAAGTGGCAAAAGCTGATTCTGATGTTGAAGCTTTATTAGGTGGTGTTGCTAAAGATTCAATGGGTAATGCTGCTAACAAAGAATTTAATCCATTATTAGATTTATTTGTAGCTGGTGGTCACGAAGGAAGTCCAATTTTAGGATACTTCAATACGAAAGATACAGTAAAAGTAAATTCTTATTTACACAGAGCTGACGTTCGTAATTTATTACCAGGTGATCAAAAATATGCTCGTTTCGTATGGGGTAAACCAAGTAGAAAAGCTCCAGACGTAGTAGAGTTATACGCATTAAAAACAAACAGAGATGGTGTTCCACCATTAAGTGGTAGTGTTATTACTGGTGCTCAAGACGAGTTTGACCAATTTAGCCGTCCAGTTGTTGGAATGACTATGAGTCCTAAAGGAGCTAAAATCTGGGAAGAGTTAACTACTAAAGCTTATACAGAGCATTCAAACATTGCTATTGTATTAGATAATATCGTTTATTCTGCTCCAGGGGTTACTAATGGACCAATTACAGGAGGTAGATCTTCTATTTCTGGAGACTTTACAGTTTCTGATGCAAAAGACTTAGCGAATATCTTACGTGCAGGTAAATTACCAGCAGGTGCAGATATCGTTCAATCTGAAATCGTAGGACCATCATTAGGTCAACAAGCTATTGATGCTGGTATGTTATCTGCTATTGCAGGTTTAATCATCGTTGGTGCTTGGATGGCATTCTACTACGGTAGAGCTGGATGGTATGCAAACGTTGCTTTATTAGCTAACTTATTATTCTTATTCGGAATTTTAGCAAGTTTAGGTGCTGTGTTAACTTTACCTGGTATTGCTGGTATCGTATTAACAATGGGTACTGCTGTGGATGCGAACATTATTATCTCGGAAAGAGCTAAAGAGTGTTTGCGTAAGGGTATGAACTTAGCTGATACGATTAAAGAAGCTTATAGCTGGCAAGGTGCAATGCGTCCTATCGTAGATGCTAACGTTACTCACATTTTAACTGGGGTTATTTTATTTGCTTTTGGTTCAGGACCTATCAAAGGATTCGCAACTACTTTATTAATTGGTATTGCTACTTCTTTATTTACTTCTATTTTCATCGCTCGTATCTTTATGGATAGAGACGTGAAAGCTGGTAGAAGTTTAGCATTCTCAACTGCTGTAACTAAAAACTGGTTCACAAACTTCCATTTCGATTTCTTGAAAATGAAGAAAGCTACTTACGGATTGTCTGCAATTATCGTAGTTGTTTCTTTCGTTTCTTTCTTTACAAATGGATTTGACCAAGGTACTGACTTCGTAGGAGGTAGAACTTTCCAAGTTAAATTTGACAAACCAGTAGTTGCTAATGAAGTTAGTTCTAAGTTAGGTGACGAATTTGGTGTAAATGTTGAAGCAAAAGTATTTGGTAATAAAGAGCAATTAAAAATTACTACTAAATATAAAGTAGAAGAAGAAGGTGCTGCAGTTGACCAAGAGGTAAACGAGAAATTGTATGCAGGATTGAAATCTTACTACTCTAATGATATTACTTACGAAGAGTTTGTAAACGCTACAGAAGGTAAAACGTTAGGAGTTATCCAAGCGTCTAAAGTAGGTCCAAGTATGGCAAAAGACGTTAAGCAAAATGCTTATTGGGCTGTATTAGGTTCTATGGCTGCTATCTTTGTTTACTTAATCATCTCTTTCCGTAAATGGCAGTACTCATTAGGAGCTATCGTTTCAGTTGCGCATGATGTTGTATTTGTATTAGGGATTTACTCTTTAACTTACAAATTTATGCCATGGCACATGGAGATTGATCAGCACTTTATCGCAGCAATCTTAACTGTAATCGGATACTCAATGAATGATACGGTAATTGTATTTGACCGTGTTCGTGAGTACATTGGTGGTAAAACTAAAGGTGATTTCAATAAAATCGTTAATGATTCTGTAAACACTACGTTATCAAGAACAATTAATACATCATTGACTTTAATCCTTGTATTATTGATTATGTTCATCTTTGGAGGTGATTCAATCAGAGGATTTATCTTTGCTATGTTAATCGGTATTATCGTAGGTACTTACTCTTCATTATTCTTAGCTACTCCAGTATTAGTAGATACTATGCCAAGAAAAGATAAAGAGGAGATCGAAAGACGTCATAAAGAAGCTCAAGAAGAGTTAGCTGCTGAAGCTTAA
- a CDS encoding malate dehydrogenase: MKVTIIGAGNVGATCADVIAYRGIASEIALVDIAEGYAEGKAMDIMQCASTTGFNTVVKGSTNDYSITANSDVVVITSGIPRKPGMTREELIGTNAGVVKSVIEQALAVSPKAIFIVVTNPLDTMAYAALKITGLDRNRVIGMGGALDSSRFRYFLSQKLGKPINDIQGMVIGGHGDTTMLPLMRLATYKGIPVNDILSAEEQEEVVKQTMVGGATLTKLLGTSAWYGPGAAVASVVDSILNDQKRLIPCSVLLEGEYGHKGLFIGVPCIIGKNGVEEIVDVKLNQQEAEKFASSVNAIVETNKELTKFLG; the protein is encoded by the coding sequence ATGAAAGTTACAATTATTGGGGCAGGTAATGTGGGAGCTACATGTGCTGATGTTATCGCCTATAGAGGGATTGCAAGTGAAATTGCATTAGTTGATATTGCAGAAGGTTATGCAGAAGGAAAAGCAATGGATATTATGCAATGTGCATCTACTACAGGATTTAATACAGTAGTAAAAGGTAGTACTAACGATTATTCTATCACGGCAAATAGTGATGTAGTTGTTATTACTTCTGGTATTCCTCGTAAACCAGGAATGACAAGAGAAGAGTTAATCGGAACGAATGCAGGTGTTGTTAAATCTGTAATAGAACAAGCATTAGCTGTTTCTCCAAAAGCAATTTTTATTGTTGTAACTAATCCTTTAGATACAATGGCTTATGCAGCATTAAAAATTACAGGATTAGATAGAAATAGAGTAATCGGAATGGGTGGAGCATTAGACTCTTCTCGTTTTAGATATTTCTTATCTCAAAAATTAGGTAAGCCAATTAATGATATTCAAGGTATGGTAATTGGTGGACACGGAGATACTACAATGTTGCCTTTAATGCGTTTAGCTACTTACAAAGGTATTCCAGTGAATGATATTTTAAGTGCTGAAGAGCAAGAGGAAGTAGTAAAACAAACAATGGTAGGTGGAGCTACACTTACTAAATTGTTAGGTACTTCTGCTTGGTACGGACCTGGAGCAGCAGTTGCAAGTGTTGTTGATAGTATCTTAAATGATCAAAAACGTCTTATTCCTTGTTCAGTTTTATTAGAAGGAGAGTACGGACATAAAGGATTGTTTATTGGTGTTCCTTGTATTATCGGTAAAAATGGTGTTGAGGAAATCGTAGACGTAAAGTTAAATCAACAAGAGGCTGAGAAATTTGCATCAAGTGTAAATGCAATTGTTGAAACAAATAAAGAGTTAACAAAATTTTTAGGTTAA
- the gyrB gene encoding DNA topoisomerase (ATP-hydrolyzing) subunit B gives MSQETNKNNYSADSIQALEGMEHVRMRPSMYIGDVGVRGLHHLVYEVVDNSIDEALAGYCDTINVIINENNSVTVEDNGRGIPVDIHKKEGVSALEVVMTKIGAGGKFDKDSYKVSGGLHGVGVSCVNALSEDLKATVYREGKIYEQEYSRGKALYPVKVIGETDKKGTAVTFHPDSTIFTQTLEYSYETLAGRLRELAFLNKGLKIALTDRRVVEENGEFKHEIFHSEEGLKEFIKFLDGNRVPIIESVISMESDKGEVPVEVALIYNDTYSENIYSYVNNINTHEGGTHLQGFRMGLTRTLKKYADASGLLDKLKFEITGDDFREGLTAIVSVKVMEPQFEGQTKTKLGNREVVSPVSQAVAEMLENYLEEHPNDAKIIVQKVILAAQARHAAKKAREMVQRKTVMTGGGLPGKLSDCSSQDPTICEVFLVEGDSAGGTAKQGRDRNFQAILPLRGKILNVEKAMGHKVFENDEIKNIFTALGVTIGTEEDSKALNLEKLRYHKVVIMCDADVDGSHIATLILTFFFRYMRGLIENGHVYIATPPLYMVKKGQKKDYAWTDEERLELMEQFGSGSSVQRYKGLGEMNAEQLWDTTMNPEHRILRKVTIDNLQEADRVFSMLMGDEVPPRRDFIEKNATYAKIDA, from the coding sequence ATGAGCCAAGAAACAAATAAGAATAATTATTCGGCAGATAGCATTCAAGCTCTCGAAGGGATGGAACACGTAAGGATGCGTCCTTCTATGTATATTGGTGATGTTGGAGTTAGAGGACTACATCATTTAGTGTATGAAGTTGTTGACAACTCTATTGATGAGGCTCTTGCAGGCTATTGTGATACGATCAATGTTATTATAAACGAAAACAATTCAGTTACTGTTGAAGACAACGGTCGTGGTATTCCTGTAGATATTCACAAAAAAGAGGGTGTATCTGCATTAGAGGTTGTAATGACCAAAATTGGAGCAGGAGGTAAGTTTGATAAGGATTCGTATAAAGTTTCAGGAGGTCTACACGGTGTTGGTGTATCTTGTGTTAATGCTTTATCAGAAGATTTAAAAGCTACTGTGTATCGTGAAGGTAAAATTTACGAACAAGAGTATTCTCGTGGTAAAGCTTTATATCCTGTTAAAGTAATTGGAGAAACAGATAAGAAAGGTACAGCTGTTACTTTTCATCCTGATAGTACAATCTTTACACAAACGTTAGAGTATTCTTACGAAACGTTAGCAGGACGATTAAGAGAGTTAGCTTTCTTGAACAAAGGATTAAAGATCGCTTTAACAGATAGACGTGTTGTTGAAGAGAATGGAGAGTTTAAGCATGAGATTTTTCACTCTGAAGAAGGGTTGAAAGAATTTATCAAGTTTTTAGATGGTAACCGTGTGCCGATTATTGAATCTGTTATTTCAATGGAATCAGATAAAGGTGAAGTTCCTGTAGAAGTTGCTCTTATTTATAACGATACGTATTCAGAAAATATTTATTCATACGTGAATAATATTAATACACATGAAGGAGGTACGCATTTACAAGGTTTCCGTATGGGACTTACTCGTACGTTGAAAAAGTATGCTGATGCTTCTGGATTGTTAGATAAATTAAAATTTGAGATTACTGGGGATGACTTTAGAGAGGGATTGACTGCAATCGTTTCTGTAAAAGTTATGGAACCTCAGTTTGAAGGACAGACTAAGACTAAATTGGGTAACCGTGAGGTTGTTTCTCCAGTGAGTCAAGCTGTTGCTGAAATGCTTGAAAATTATTTAGAAGAACATCCTAATGATGCGAAAATTATCGTTCAAAAGGTAATCTTAGCTGCACAAGCAAGACACGCTGCTAAAAAAGCGCGTGAAATGGTGCAACGTAAGACTGTAATGACTGGTGGAGGTTTACCTGGTAAACTATCTGACTGTTCTTCTCAAGACCCAACTATTTGTGAGGTATTCCTTGTGGAGGGAGACTCTGCGGGTGGTACTGCTAAACAAGGTAGGGACCGTAATTTCCAAGCTATCTTACCGTTGAGAGGTAAAATCTTGAACGTTGAGAAAGCAATGGGACACAAAGTTTTTGAAAACGATGAGATTAAAAATATCTTTACTGCTTTAGGTGTTACAATTGGAACAGAAGAAGATAGTAAGGCACTTAATTTAGAAAAACTGCGTTATCACAAGGTAGTAATTATGTGTGATGCCGATGTGGACGGTAGCCACATCGCAACATTGATTTTGACTTTCTTCTTTAGATATATGAGAGGGCTGATTGAAAACGGACACGTTTATATCGCTACACCTCCATTATATATGGTGAAAAAAGGACAGAAAAAAGATTACGCTTGGACAGATGAAGAACGTTTAGAATTAATGGAGCAATTCGGTAGTGGTTCAAGTGTTCAACGTTATAAAGGTCTTGGAGAGATGAACGCGGAGCAATTATGGGATACTACTATGAACCCAGAGCACCGTATTTTACGTAAAGTTACAATTGATAATTTACAAGAAGCAGACCGTGTGTTTTCTATGTTAATGGGGGATGAAGTTCCACCACGTAGAGATTTCATTGAGAAGAATGCTACTTATGCTAAAATTGATGCTTAG